A single genomic interval of Dysidea avara chromosome 8, odDysAvar1.4, whole genome shotgun sequence harbors:
- the LOC136264476 gene encoding uncharacterized protein isoform X1 → MDAIEDQTDEVVASEYSKIIEIITVSCVCAVIFSCFCIPIIIYATSSDVAPFTELEIDIDNCSQQTVTSNSNVSNTLSSYDGSCSEYDGICSAHLNPLTNTNSSLITMSNNDIQEQQILEFLNLLNSGLASEECSTAAMPFMCQYVYPPCDDDGNPLLVTQEQCANIRDDVCTNEWILIMNTELRSLLPVCEEFREDNTSSSIETMRNVSEPLNCHYQFDEYCGVCLPLCGEFSQYRVQTKLATRSLIIFSAIIELIGGSIFLIASILRRKEMLVYPQVLEVCHVISAMILAAFVLIGYVGGQERLFCSHRTLHLSFQEPSLFAKIIGFVIQFCFLFMATTWFFYVFHLFLGLAFPFWSARLFSEETRKLKICIMEIFGAFTFSGIFPTIVLSVSDFRIARFPPVIVIPSKDLILYTFLLPIAILLIVGVNLMFLSFWIIHKTKGIFNKEKEKSFFKINFSVPQVKILLLLSYTVIFSSMAFATLTVLADNSDDLINDVFRYSACNLFGYNPKCEDIRNDFERHTSPGLINSTILLLGFLSWINLLYVIQVRHIQRAAKWIKACRVFLSSRINGSWNYCADN, encoded by the exons ATGGATGCTATTGAGGATCAAACGGATGAAGTTGTGGCAAGCGAATACAGTAAAATAATTGAAATAATTACTGTGAGCTGTGTTTGTGCAGTTATCTTCAGTTGTTTTTGCATCCCGATCATTATTTACGCTACTAGCAGTGATGTTGCTCCATTTACAGAACTTGAGATAGACATAGACAACTGTTCTCAGCAG ACAGTTACATCTAACTCAAACGTTTCAAATACATTATCAAGTTATGATGGGAGCTGTTCTGAATATGATGGTATATGCAGTGCTCATTTGAATCCCTTAACAAATACTAACAGCAGTCTCATCACTATGTCTAACAATGACATACAAGAACAGCAAATCTTAGAGTTTCTTAATTTACTAAATAGTGGTTTAGCCAGTGAGGAATGTTCTACAGCTGCAATGCCATTCATGTGTCAATATGTCTACCCTCCATGTGATGATGATGGTAATCCACTATTAGTAACTCAAGAACAATGTGCTAATATTCGTGATGATGTGTGTACTAATGAATGGATACTTATTATGAATACAGAACTGAGATCGCTGTTGCCTGTTTGTGAGGAATTTAGGGAGGACAATACCTCTAGTTCAATTGAAACAATGAGAAACGTTTCTGAGCCTCTGAATTGTCACTATCAATTTGATGAGTATTGTGGTGTGTGTCTGCCATTGTGTGGAGAATTTTCACAATATCGTGTCCAGACTAAACTTGCTACAAGAAGCCTTATAATATTTTCTGCTATTATTGAACTTATCGGTGGAAGCATCTTTTTGATTGCTTCCATACTCAGAAGAAAAGAAAT GTTGGTTTATCCACAAGTGCTTGAAGTATGTCATGTTATCAGTGCGATGATCCTAG CTGCTTTTGTTTTGATTGGTTATGTTGGAGGACAGGAGAGATTATTTTGTAGCCACAGAACTTTACACTTATCTTTTCAGGAGCCATCACTGTTCGCCAAAATTATAG GATTTGTTATTCAGTTTTGTTTCCTGTTCATGGCTACTACTTGGTTCTTCTATGTTTTTCATTTGTTCCTGGGATTAGCATTTCCATTTTGGTCAGCACGACTTTTCAGTGAAGAGACACGAAAACTAAAAATATGTATAATGGAAATCTTTGGAGCTTTCACATTCAGTGGCATATTCCCAACTATAGTTTTGTCAGTGTCAGATTTCAGAATAGCAAGATTTCCTCCAGTAATTGTGATTCCATCAAAGGATCTGATATTGTACACATTTTTATTGCCAATTGCTATTCTGTTAATTGTTGGAGTCAACCTAATGTTCTTATCCTTCTGGATAATACATAAG ACTAAAGGTATATTCAACAAAGAGAAAGAGAAAAGCTTTTTCAAAATCAACTTCAGTGTTCCTCAAGTAAAAATATTGttgctacttagctatacagttATATTTTCATCCATGGCATTTGCAACCTTAACTGTCCTTGCTGATAACTCTGATGATCTCATAAATGATGTATTCAGGTATTCTGCATGTAACCTATTTGGTTACAATCCAAAGTGTGAGGATATACGAAATGATTTTGAAAGGCATACATCACCTGGACTTATCAACTCCACCATACTACTACTGGGATTCCTCTCGTGGATAAATTTATTGTATGTAATTCAAGTTAGGCACATCCAAAGAGCAGCAAAATGGATAAAGGCATGTAGAGTGTTCTTGTCATCAAGAATTAATGGCTCCTGGAATTACTGTGCagataattaa
- the LOC136264476 gene encoding uncharacterized protein isoform X2, whose translation MSNNDIQEQQILEFLNLLNSGLASEECSTAAMPFMCQYVYPPCDDDGNPLLVTQEQCANIRDDVCTNEWILIMNTELRSLLPVCEEFREDNTSSSIETMRNVSEPLNCHYQFDEYCGVCLPLCGEFSQYRVQTKLATRSLIIFSAIIELIGGSIFLIASILRRKEMLVYPQVLEVCHVISAMILAAFVLIGYVGGQERLFCSHRTLHLSFQEPSLFAKIIGFVIQFCFLFMATTWFFYVFHLFLGLAFPFWSARLFSEETRKLKICIMEIFGAFTFSGIFPTIVLSVSDFRIARFPPVIVIPSKDLILYTFLLPIAILLIVGVNLMFLSFWIIHKTKGIFNKEKEKSFFKINFSVPQVKILLLLSYTVIFSSMAFATLTVLADNSDDLINDVFRYSACNLFGYNPKCEDIRNDFERHTSPGLINSTILLLGFLSWINLLYVIQVRHIQRAAKWIKACRVFLSSRINGSWNYCADN comes from the exons ATGTCTAACAATGACATACAAGAACAGCAAATCTTAGAGTTTCTTAATTTACTAAATAGTGGTTTAGCCAGTGAGGAATGTTCTACAGCTGCAATGCCATTCATGTGTCAATATGTCTACCCTCCATGTGATGATGATGGTAATCCACTATTAGTAACTCAAGAACAATGTGCTAATATTCGTGATGATGTGTGTACTAATGAATGGATACTTATTATGAATACAGAACTGAGATCGCTGTTGCCTGTTTGTGAGGAATTTAGGGAGGACAATACCTCTAGTTCAATTGAAACAATGAGAAACGTTTCTGAGCCTCTGAATTGTCACTATCAATTTGATGAGTATTGTGGTGTGTGTCTGCCATTGTGTGGAGAATTTTCACAATATCGTGTCCAGACTAAACTTGCTACAAGAAGCCTTATAATATTTTCTGCTATTATTGAACTTATCGGTGGAAGCATCTTTTTGATTGCTTCCATACTCAGAAGAAAAGAAAT GTTGGTTTATCCACAAGTGCTTGAAGTATGTCATGTTATCAGTGCGATGATCCTAG CTGCTTTTGTTTTGATTGGTTATGTTGGAGGACAGGAGAGATTATTTTGTAGCCACAGAACTTTACACTTATCTTTTCAGGAGCCATCACTGTTCGCCAAAATTATAG GATTTGTTATTCAGTTTTGTTTCCTGTTCATGGCTACTACTTGGTTCTTCTATGTTTTTCATTTGTTCCTGGGATTAGCATTTCCATTTTGGTCAGCACGACTTTTCAGTGAAGAGACACGAAAACTAAAAATATGTATAATGGAAATCTTTGGAGCTTTCACATTCAGTGGCATATTCCCAACTATAGTTTTGTCAGTGTCAGATTTCAGAATAGCAAGATTTCCTCCAGTAATTGTGATTCCATCAAAGGATCTGATATTGTACACATTTTTATTGCCAATTGCTATTCTGTTAATTGTTGGAGTCAACCTAATGTTCTTATCCTTCTGGATAATACATAAG ACTAAAGGTATATTCAACAAAGAGAAAGAGAAAAGCTTTTTCAAAATCAACTTCAGTGTTCCTCAAGTAAAAATATTGttgctacttagctatacagttATATTTTCATCCATGGCATTTGCAACCTTAACTGTCCTTGCTGATAACTCTGATGATCTCATAAATGATGTATTCAGGTATTCTGCATGTAACCTATTTGGTTACAATCCAAAGTGTGAGGATATACGAAATGATTTTGAAAGGCATACATCACCTGGACTTATCAACTCCACCATACTACTACTGGGATTCCTCTCGTGGATAAATTTATTGTATGTAATTCAAGTTAGGCACATCCAAAGAGCAGCAAAATGGATAAAGGCATGTAGAGTGTTCTTGTCATCAAGAATTAATGGCTCCTGGAATTACTGTGCagataattaa
- the LOC136263792 gene encoding BTB/POZ domain-containing protein KCTD21-like, with protein sequence MSSSENTTATDMFEQVSTATEMFKQVFEQVSKDKQQVDQEKKKWEEEKAKVNNTFLFHGPIIDLNVGGTRYSTSRSTLTKYPESMLGVMFSGRHDLEAMKCSDGSFFIDRDGTHFRLILNYLRDGEEVVRWYPKSFEALQEIFCEAKYYQLEGLINALKPLVREVDVVSQNDILLNFTSGDGSYNTDYSGGSFDVSYDSMQAISYKVKSMKKLYFSNLKFVYPVSFISCDLTNASFSYCCFESDVVFEDCILDNTTFSIINGLVTNSHNVSFSGSKTDKTNFDSNLRTALKSAGKIF encoded by the coding sequence ATGTCCTCATCAGAAAATACCACAGCAACTGATATGTTTGAACAAGTCTCTACAGCAACTGAAATGTTCAAGCAAGTGTTTGAACAGGTCTCAAAAGACAAACAACAAGTAGATCaagaaaaaaagaaatgggaGGAAGAAAAAGCCAAAGTAAATAATACATTTCTTTTTCATGGACCAATAATAGATTTGAATGTTGGTGGCACACGTTACTCAACCTCACGTTCCACACTGACCAAGTATCCTGAGTCAATGTTGGGAGTAATGTTTAGTGGTAGACATGATTTAGAAGCCATGAAGTGTAGTGATGGTAGTTTCTTCATTGATAGAGATGGGACACACTTTAGACTCATACTCAACTACTTGAGGGATGGAGAAGAAGTGGTCCGGTGGTATCCCAAATCTTTTGAAGCTTTACAAGAGATTTTCTGTGAAGCAAAATACTATCAACTTGAAGGTCTAATCAATGCACTGAAACCTTTAGTACGTGAAGTTGATGTTGTGTCTCAAAATGACATTCTCCTTAATTTTACTTCTGGAGATGGTTCGTATAATACAGACTATAGTGGAGGTTCTTTTGATGTAAGCTACGACTCAATGCAAGCTATTTCATACAAGGTAAAAAGCATGAAGAAACTATATTTTAGCAACTTGAAATTTGTATATCCAGTATCTTTTATTAGCTGTGATCTGACCAATGCTTCATTTTCATATTGCTGTTTTGAATCAGATGTTGTTTTTGAAGACTGCATTCTTGATAATACAACATTTTCCATCATCAACGGTTTGGTTACTAATTCTCACAATGTCAGCTTTTCTGGCTCTAAAACTGACAAGACCAACTTTGATAGTAACTTACGAACAGCATTGAAATCAGCTGGCAAAATCTTCTGA